A genomic segment from Aegilops tauschii subsp. strangulata cultivar AL8/78 chromosome 1, Aet v6.0, whole genome shotgun sequence encodes:
- the LOC109772946 gene encoding uncharacterized protein produces MASAPGQWAWMAAVAAEELAKLEAAHPGRLGPLKDELRRLVAEPGWDDDDAFALACLDGGAPAGCSSPSSSSPPSAPADLMFTQESSTNKRKWCGGGGGAVGREQGKRRRKNAASGVKDRADMAIDRAKKCLKKIRAIKRSLLACVTD; encoded by the exons ATGGCGTCGGCGCCGGGGCAGTGGGCGTGGATGGCCGCGGTTGCGGCGGAGGAGCTGGCGAAGCTGGAGGCCGCACACCCGGGCCGCCTCGGCCCGCTCAAGGACGAGCTCAGGCGCCTCGTCGCCGAGCCCGGCTGGGACGACGACGACGCGTTCGCGCTCGCCTGCCTGGACGGCGGCGCCCCCGCCGGctgctcctccccctcctcctcctctccgcctTCTGCACCGGCGGACCTTATGTTCACGCAAG AGTCCTCGACCAACAAGAGGAagtggtgcggcggcggcggcggcgcggtcggCCGCGAGCAGGGGAAGCGCCGGAGGAAGAATGCGGCTTCCGGGGTGAAGGACCGGGCGGACATGGCCATCGACCGCGCCAAGAAGTGCCTGAAGAAGATACGCGCCATCAAGCGGAGCTTACTTGCCTGTGTCACGGATTGA